Proteins from a genomic interval of Candidatus Nanosynbacter sp. HMT-352:
- a CDS encoding immunity protein Imm33 domain-containing protein, whose amino-acid sequence MKLFNKKEAPLIQNAGGAIITKSIYEGKSKLKWLFREEGANPADCGWRAIGDTDTQEYIDNPKNLVIVDFNTLANIEPAVLAVYDMPIGTDLTFHFDESGRYFTDSNTGNRIKMY is encoded by the coding sequence ATGAAATTATTTAATAAAAAAGAAGCTCCTCTTATACAAAACGCTGGAGGTGCTATTATAACTAAGTCGATTTATGAAGGAAAATCTAAGCTGAAATGGCTTTTTAGAGAGGAAGGAGCCAATCCAGCCGATTGTGGATGGCGAGCAATAGGAGACACTGATACTCAAGAATATATAGATAACCCAAAGAATCTCGTCATTGTAGATTTCAATACCCTTGCAAATATTGAACCTGCGGTTTTAGCAGTATACGACATGCCCATAGGTACAGACCTAACGTTCCATTTTGATGAAAGCGGAAGGTATTTTACCGATTCAAATACTGGTAATCGAATAAAAATGTATTAG
- a CDS encoding HAD-IC family P-type ATPase, with the protein MRDYLDIIKRNLLSPIVVVIFLLAGALVYVREYRDAWFISVVIVVNSTIGIIQELRAKRVLRQLELMSAPKARLLKDGNVVEVGYDELKIGDEIIIQAGDELPADAKVIESKGLELNESMLTGESASIEKKDGDVVLAATTVLAGEGAARVIAIGDDTKAGAISQVLKRYKPELTPLQLAIWRAIYFLTYGAIVLSLLIAIVYYFSGDNVVVILKTITSAAVTVVPEGLLLASSLLLAFGSLRLAQAKVLPQKLSAIEAMALLNLLAVDKTGTLTSDEVTLEKVAAFGDENDYSDSDVASFAALIAHETSGGNITGRAILAEATSPKNTKVLEVMAFSSARKMAGVRANIDGEIRTLMMGAPEFVSKLAPVDKETQKKLNDWADNGLRVLMLAEFSDDKTKLKDLKNGSGTAIGAVVLRNSLRHGVVETVDFLQSQGVTIRVISGDNPRTVQYIAKEAGIKHPEKAILGEDLAALSEDEFNKAADTYTIFARVLPDQKERLINRFQQSGKFTGMVGDGVNDALALKKADLGVAMYAGAPASRRVSDIILLNNSFTSLPMGMKLGNQIMQAIEVIAVLFFHKIIYGVTLLLATILIDMNYPYSPRHITFMNIFLVTMPTLMWTLFPPVPKHRINPKRFWHDTLLAVTPIALITGVAVAFTYWITSVMFPGHAAEVATMTVLTATLFGVYLVFLVGIMLDVTIDKSAKRARLLYLLSVIIVAAGSFSFGFLRDFFDFTVPNLFIMWPATGAIVVAMLVQLFIARWAGRRIVR; encoded by the coding sequence ATGCGCGACTACCTGGATATTATTAAGCGGAATCTGCTCTCACCTATTGTCGTGGTGATTTTTCTGCTGGCTGGCGCGCTGGTTTATGTTCGCGAATATCGTGATGCGTGGTTCATCTCAGTGGTGATTGTCGTGAACTCGACGATTGGCATTATTCAGGAGCTAAGGGCTAAGCGAGTTTTGCGGCAATTGGAGCTGATGAGCGCGCCGAAAGCTCGATTGTTAAAAGATGGAAATGTTGTCGAGGTCGGTTATGATGAGCTTAAAATTGGCGATGAAATTATTATTCAGGCTGGCGATGAACTACCGGCGGACGCGAAAGTTATTGAGTCAAAAGGCTTGGAGCTGAACGAAAGTATGTTGACCGGCGAGTCTGCGTCGATTGAGAAAAAGGACGGCGATGTCGTGTTGGCGGCGACGACGGTTTTGGCTGGTGAAGGTGCGGCGCGAGTAATTGCGATTGGCGACGACACGAAAGCTGGCGCGATTAGCCAAGTTCTGAAGCGTTACAAACCAGAGCTCACGCCTTTGCAATTGGCGATTTGGCGCGCAATTTACTTCTTGACTTATGGCGCAATTGTCCTGTCGCTACTTATCGCTATTGTCTATTATTTCTCTGGCGATAATGTCGTCGTCATCTTAAAAACCATCACTTCGGCAGCGGTTACAGTTGTGCCGGAAGGTTTATTGTTGGCGAGTTCGCTGCTTTTGGCGTTCGGCTCACTGCGATTAGCTCAGGCGAAAGTCTTGCCGCAAAAATTGTCAGCGATTGAAGCGATGGCGCTTTTGAATCTGCTGGCTGTAGATAAAACAGGCACTTTGACCAGCGATGAAGTTACGCTTGAAAAAGTCGCGGCTTTCGGTGATGAAAATGACTATTCAGACTCTGACGTTGCCAGTTTTGCGGCGTTAATTGCTCATGAAACCAGCGGCGGAAATATCACTGGTCGTGCAATTTTGGCGGAAGCTACGTCGCCAAAAAATACGAAAGTTTTGGAAGTGATGGCGTTTTCGTCGGCGCGTAAAATGGCTGGCGTGAGGGCGAATATTGACGGCGAAATTCGGACTTTGATGATGGGCGCGCCAGAGTTTGTGTCGAAGTTGGCGCCAGTAGATAAGGAGACTCAGAAGAAGCTGAATGATTGGGCTGACAATGGCTTGCGCGTTCTGATGTTGGCTGAATTTTCAGACGATAAAACCAAATTGAAAGACTTGAAAAACGGCTCTGGAACGGCAATTGGCGCGGTTGTTCTGCGCAATTCCCTGCGTCATGGCGTTGTTGAAACGGTGGATTTTTTGCAGAGCCAAGGCGTAACTATTCGCGTAATCTCTGGTGATAATCCGCGCACAGTTCAATATATCGCCAAAGAAGCTGGAATTAAACATCCAGAAAAGGCGATTTTAGGCGAAGATTTGGCGGCGCTTAGCGAAGATGAATTTAATAAGGCTGCCGATACTTACACAATTTTTGCCAGAGTTTTGCCAGACCAAAAAGAGCGTTTAATAAACAGATTCCAGCAATCGGGCAAGTTCACCGGCATGGTTGGTGATGGTGTGAATGACGCTCTGGCTCTGAAAAAGGCAGACCTCGGTGTGGCGATGTACGCTGGTGCGCCGGCTTCTCGTCGAGTTTCTGACATTATATTGCTCAACAATTCGTTCACTTCCCTTCCGATGGGAATGAAATTGGGCAATCAAATAATGCAAGCAATCGAAGTCATCGCTGTCCTGTTTTTTCATAAAATTATTTACGGCGTGACACTTCTTCTTGCGACGATTCTTATCGATATGAATTATCCGTATTCGCCGCGCCACATTACGTTTATGAATATTTTTCTGGTGACGATGCCAACTCTTATGTGGACGCTGTTTCCGCCCGTTCCGAAGCATCGAATAAATCCGAAGAGATTCTGGCACGATACTTTGCTGGCTGTTACGCCGATTGCCTTGATTACTGGCGTGGCTGTCGCGTTCACCTATTGGATTACCTCTGTTATGTTCCCTGGTCATGCTGCAGAAGTCGCAACGATGACCGTACTTACCGCGACTTTGTTTGGCGTATATTTGGTGTTCTTGGTGGGAATTATGCTGGACGTAACCATCGATAAATCTGCCAAGCGCGCTCGTCTGCTTTATCTTCTGTCGGTGATTATTGTGGCGGCCGGAAGCTTTAGCTTTGGGTTCCTGCGCGACTTCTTCGACTTTACCGTGCCAAACTTGTTCATAATGTGGCCAGCAACTGGCGCAATTGTCGTAGCGATGTTAGTCCAACTATTCATTGCTCGCTGGGCTGGTCGGCGAATTGTTCGATAA
- a CDS encoding ATP-dependent helicase encodes MDFNARYAKLNDNQRQAVDYIHGSLLVIAGPGTGKTELLSMRTAQILKQTDTLPNSILCLTFTESGATNMRQRLRQIIGEDAYKIAIHTFHSFGTEIINQHREYFFRGADAQPVDELTQYQIISGILEGLDWRNPLSAKNNGEFVYIKDLIRIISEFKQSGLTPSELRAIIEDNQSTIAEIAPDIQQVFSAKISKKTIELFAPIAEKIANLAAKNPDEKNSKLPASITPYANVLALSIVHATQEAIDENSTKPLTAWKNKWCEKNANGEFVLKDFTAAEKLFAAIDVYEKYVNILSERSLFDYDDMILSVIQACESHPELRANLQEQFQFIMVDEFQDTNLAQLRLLFNLTSENDDNPNIMAVGDDDQAIFSFQGADVGNIQRFRQHYNDPKIIVLTDNYRSAENILSSARNVITQGADRLENTIDGLSKQLTAHANSEGSKVEIQEFSSVSEERAGIAKQIAELIKNGEKPENITIIARHHKELIEILPHLYKENLFVNYERHDDILEQDIIQILDKLARTVVAISQNNLDVANSLLPEITAHPAFGFSALDIWKLSLQAYKNRQLRLESMLANSVFKEFAEWLLERAKDVPNLPLEEQLDNLLGLTNDESGDLPVNSLANFYFSPEKLDKNPEAYLTILESLRTLRQKLRDRITDKNPTLEDFLEFIDLHISTKTRLTQIRTQASSLSGAINLMTAHKSKGLEFPHVFVIGAIDSAWGEKVRSRSRAIRYPANLQLQPAGATYDERLRLFFVAMTRAKTTLTMTYSQTNDSGSDTIIASFLTNCTPTTIPTSDNPAEQIELAETDWTTRLTSPIIPELKDLLAPALETYKLSATHLNNFLDVSRGGPQNFLLNNLLHFPSAKNSAAAYGTAIHSSLQQAHCSFSADHQLPSTEQILQFFQKSLESQHLPADDFQLYLDKGKSALTAFLNAKSSDFHDTDLAELDFSNQGVIIDSARLTGKLDVVDIDKQNKTIFVTDYKTGKPSHSWKGSADYEKIKLHKYRQQLMFYQLLVEYSRDYGNFTFTGGRLQFVEPDMKTGDILSLEDTFSREELSEFAKLVNIIWRKITTLDLPYISDYSADYKGMLQFEKDLLAGEI; translated from the coding sequence ATGGATTTCAATGCTCGTTACGCTAAATTAAACGATAATCAACGACAAGCAGTCGACTACATTCACGGATCACTTTTGGTAATTGCTGGGCCAGGAACGGGGAAAACCGAGCTTCTAAGTATGCGCACCGCCCAAATCCTGAAACAGACCGACACTTTACCGAACAGTATTTTGTGTCTAACGTTTACTGAAAGCGGCGCCACAAATATGCGCCAACGACTCCGCCAGATTATTGGTGAAGATGCGTATAAAATTGCGATTCATACATTCCACAGCTTCGGCACAGAAATCATCAATCAGCACCGCGAGTATTTTTTCCGTGGCGCCGACGCTCAGCCAGTTGACGAATTGACGCAATATCAAATTATCTCTGGAATACTTGAAGGACTTGATTGGCGAAATCCGTTAAGCGCGAAAAACAACGGGGAATTTGTTTATATTAAAGACCTCATCCGCATTATTTCCGAGTTCAAGCAAAGCGGCTTAACGCCGTCAGAATTACGGGCAATTATTGAGGACAATCAAAGCACAATCGCCGAAATCGCGCCAGATATTCAGCAAGTATTTTCCGCCAAAATATCGAAAAAGACAATCGAGTTGTTCGCGCCGATAGCTGAGAAAATTGCCAATTTAGCCGCCAAAAATCCTGACGAGAAAAACTCAAAATTGCCAGCCTCAATCACGCCATACGCCAACGTTTTAGCGCTGAGCATCGTGCACGCCACCCAGGAAGCAATTGACGAAAACTCAACCAAGCCACTGACTGCTTGGAAAAATAAATGGTGCGAAAAAAATGCCAATGGCGAATTTGTCCTGAAAGATTTTACCGCCGCAGAAAAATTATTCGCCGCAATTGACGTTTACGAAAAATACGTAAATATTTTATCCGAGCGCTCGTTATTTGATTATGACGATATGATTTTATCCGTTATTCAAGCCTGCGAATCCCATCCAGAACTGCGCGCAAATCTCCAAGAGCAATTCCAATTCATCATGGTCGACGAGTTCCAGGACACGAACTTGGCGCAATTACGATTATTGTTCAATTTGACCAGCGAGAACGACGACAATCCAAACATCATGGCGGTCGGCGATGACGACCAAGCAATCTTCAGCTTCCAGGGCGCAGACGTGGGCAACATCCAGCGTTTCCGCCAACATTATAACGATCCAAAAATCATCGTTTTGACCGACAATTATCGTTCCGCCGAAAACATTTTATCGTCAGCACGGAACGTCATCACTCAAGGCGCGGATCGATTGGAAAACACAATTGATGGGCTATCAAAACAATTGACCGCACATGCAAATAGCGAAGGCTCAAAAGTCGAAATCCAAGAATTCTCATCTGTTAGCGAAGAGCGAGCGGGAATTGCCAAACAAATTGCCGAGCTGATAAAAAACGGCGAGAAACCAGAAAACATCACGATTATTGCGCGCCACCATAAAGAACTCATTGAAATTCTTCCGCATCTTTATAAAGAAAATCTTTTTGTCAATTACGAGCGTCACGACGATATTTTGGAGCAAGATATAATTCAGATTCTGGACAAATTAGCGCGAACTGTCGTGGCGATTAGCCAGAATAATTTGGACGTCGCTAATAGTTTATTGCCGGAAATTACGGCTCATCCAGCATTTGGATTTTCTGCACTGGACATCTGGAAATTGAGCCTTCAAGCTTACAAAAATCGGCAATTGCGGCTGGAAAGTATGTTGGCGAATAGCGTATTTAAGGAATTTGCGGAGTGGCTTTTGGAACGCGCTAAAGACGTACCGAATCTGCCATTGGAAGAGCAATTGGACAATTTATTAGGCTTAACTAACGATGAAAGCGGCGATCTTCCGGTCAATTCTCTCGCCAATTTCTATTTCTCGCCAGAAAAGCTAGATAAAAACCCAGAAGCATATCTGACAATTCTGGAAAGTTTGCGCACTTTGCGCCAAAAACTTCGCGATCGAATCACCGATAAAAACCCAACTCTGGAAGATTTTTTGGAATTTATTGACCTACATATTTCAACAAAAACTCGCTTGACACAAATCCGTACACAAGCAAGCTCACTCAGCGGCGCCATAAATTTGATGACCGCTCATAAATCCAAAGGTTTGGAATTCCCGCACGTTTTCGTGATTGGGGCAATTGACAGCGCTTGGGGCGAAAAAGTTCGTTCACGTAGCCGAGCTATCCGATATCCCGCAAACCTCCAACTTCAGCCAGCGGGCGCCACTTACGACGAACGACTTCGGCTGTTTTTCGTAGCGATGACTCGCGCCAAAACCACATTGACCATGACTTATTCTCAAACCAACGATTCTGGCAGCGACACGATAATCGCCAGTTTCTTGACGAATTGCACGCCAACCACCATTCCGACCAGCGATAATCCAGCTGAACAAATTGAACTCGCTGAAACCGACTGGACGACGCGGCTAACTTCGCCGATTATTCCAGAATTAAAGGATTTATTGGCGCCAGCGCTCGAAACATACAAGCTTTCCGCAACGCATTTGAACAACTTCCTCGACGTTTCACGTGGCGGGCCGCAGAATTTCTTATTGAACAATTTGCTGCATTTTCCATCCGCCAAAAATTCCGCCGCAGCTTACGGAACCGCGATTCACAGCAGCCTTCAGCAAGCACATTGCTCATTCAGCGCCGATCATCAATTGCCAAGCACCGAACAAATCCTCCAATTCTTCCAAAAATCCCTCGAGAGTCAGCATTTGCCAGCGGACGATTTTCAATTGTACTTGGATAAAGGGAAGTCGGCTTTGACTGCGTTCTTAAACGCCAAATCTTCAGATTTTCACGACACGGACTTGGCGGAATTAGACTTTTCAAATCAAGGCGTAATTATAGATAGCGCCAGATTGACTGGTAAACTTGACGTCGTTGATATTGATAAACAGAATAAAACCATCTTCGTAACAGATTATAAAACTGGCAAGCCGTCGCATTCTTGGAAAGGTTCGGCCGATTACGAGAAAATCAAACTTCATAAATATCGTCAGCAATTGATGTTCTATCAGCTGCTGGTCGAGTATTCGCGCGATTATGGCAATTTCACGTTTACTGGCGGGCGATTACAATTTGTCGAACCAGACATGAAAACCGGCGATATTCTTAGCTTGGAAGACACGTTCTCCAGAGAAGAATTGTCCGAATTCGCGAAACTCGTAAACATCATTTGGCGAAAAATAACCACATTAGACCTGCCGTATATTTCTGACTATTCGGCGGATTATAAGGGAATGTTGCAATTCGAAAAAGACCTGCTGGCGGGCGAAATATAA
- a CDS encoding tRNA dihydrouridine synthase, with protein MTSFWNDLPQPFFILAPMEAVTDVVFRHVVKQAGAPDIFFTEFANATGWVHAGDKAIAGRLIKTDDEQPLIAQIWGGEPGDMEAFAKHCAELGFNGIDINMGCPAKSAIKSGGAALIRRPDIAIAAIEAAKKSGLPVSVKTRLGYTYVDEWREWLTTILKQDIVNLTIHLRTKKEMSKVAAHYELIDEIIKLRDEIAPQTLLTINGDIRDREHGLEIARKHPGVNGIMIGRGVFSDPFCFRESKVNIDNHKEELLTLLNYHLDLFDSYQPILGRPFETLKRFFKIYIRDFDGAKELREKLMHTTTTDEVRLAIANIHDL; from the coding sequence ATGACATCGTTTTGGAATGATTTACCACAGCCATTTTTTATATTGGCACCAATGGAAGCCGTCACCGACGTCGTGTTTCGTCATGTCGTGAAACAGGCTGGCGCGCCAGATATATTTTTCACCGAGTTCGCAAATGCCACCGGCTGGGTTCACGCTGGCGACAAAGCTATAGCTGGGCGACTAATTAAAACCGACGATGAGCAGCCGCTTATTGCGCAAATCTGGGGTGGCGAGCCAGGGGATATGGAAGCTTTCGCTAAGCACTGCGCGGAACTTGGCTTTAACGGAATTGATATCAATATGGGATGTCCCGCCAAATCTGCCATTAAAAGCGGTGGCGCAGCTCTGATTCGTCGACCTGACATAGCGATAGCTGCAATTGAAGCCGCCAAAAAATCTGGATTGCCAGTTAGTGTAAAAACTCGGCTGGGCTATACTTATGTCGATGAATGGCGAGAGTGGCTGACGACAATTCTCAAACAAGACATCGTGAATTTGACGATTCATCTGCGCACCAAAAAAGAGATGAGTAAAGTTGCGGCGCATTACGAATTGATTGACGAGATTATTAAGCTGCGCGATGAAATTGCCCCACAAACGCTCCTGACTATCAACGGCGACATTCGCGACCGAGAGCATGGGCTGGAAATTGCCAGAAAACATCCCGGCGTGAATGGAATTATGATTGGGCGAGGCGTTTTCAGTGATCCGTTTTGCTTCCGCGAGTCGAAGGTCAACATAGATAATCATAAAGAAGAACTGTTGACACTTCTTAATTATCACTTGGATTTGTTTGATTCTTATCAGCCGATTTTAGGGCGACCTTTTGAAACCCTAAAACGTTTTTTCAAGATTTATATTCGCGATTTTGACGGCGCAAAGGAGCTTCGGGAGAAATTGATGCACACCACGACGACAGACGAAGTCCGCCTAGCTATTGCAAATATACATGATTTATGA
- the atpC gene encoding ATP synthase F1 subunit epsilon: protein MKLSLVTLVGTKVDEEVYSVSIPTTDGEISVFPSHEPLVTIARDGVITVRRHKEDSDNQLEYFAISGGVVKIDYSSVQILVDEADHGDDIIEAETQKALERAIKARDEAGDQVEREKAKQLIDRHMVRLKVADLHRRKRRR from the coding sequence ATGAAATTGTCATTAGTCACACTTGTCGGTACGAAGGTTGACGAAGAAGTTTATTCGGTGTCAATTCCGACTACTGACGGCGAAATTTCCGTTTTCCCAAGCCACGAGCCGCTAGTGACGATTGCACGGGACGGCGTGATTACCGTGCGTCGACATAAAGAAGATTCCGATAACCAGTTGGAATATTTTGCAATCTCTGGTGGCGTGGTAAAAATTGACTATTCGTCGGTGCAGATTCTGGTTGATGAAGCTGATCACGGCGATGACATCATCGAGGCGGAAACTCAGAAGGCTCTGGAACGTGCTATTAAGGCGCGTGATGAAGCTGGCGATCAAGTTGAGCGTGAGAAAGCCAAGCAGCTTATCGACCGTCATATGGTGCGATTGAAGGTTGCTGATCTTCATAGGCGTAAGCGACGACGCTAA
- the atpD gene encoding F0F1 ATP synthase subunit beta, which translates to MAKDLGKIIQIVGVVVDVEFPRDVELPAIYDALHVKNGNENLVLEVAQHLDEHTVRAIALSSTDGLSRGAEVVATGAPISVPVGAETQGRMFNVVGEAIDEKPQPKGKTAPIHRPAPALSEQSNKTEILETGIKVVDLIAPLAKGGKAGLFAGAGVGKTVLITELINNIAKFHSGNSVFAGVGERTREGNDLYYEMEEAGVLDKTSLVFGQMNEPPGARLRVALSGLAMAEAFRDEGKDVLLFIDNIYRYTQAGAEVSALLGRLPSAVGYQPNLQQEMGALQERITSTKKGSITSVQAVYVPADDLTDPAPATTFAHLDATIVMNRALTEIGIYPAVDVLDSSSNSLDPEIVGEEHYRVAREVQRILQQYKELQDIIAILGMEELSDDQKQIVARARRIQRFLAQPFHVAEKFTGNPGVYVKLEDTIRDASDILAGKYDDKPENWFYMVQGTLADQVARDAEAESVEAKKHSEKKAK; encoded by the coding sequence ATGGCAAAAGATTTAGGTAAAATTATTCAGATTGTTGGCGTGGTCGTTGACGTGGAATTTCCGCGAGACGTTGAACTTCCAGCGATTTACGACGCGTTGCACGTTAAAAACGGCAATGAGAATTTGGTGCTGGAGGTTGCTCAGCACTTGGACGAGCACACTGTTCGAGCAATTGCCCTGTCTTCGACAGATGGTTTGAGTCGTGGTGCAGAAGTTGTTGCAACTGGTGCTCCAATTTCCGTTCCAGTCGGCGCGGAAACTCAAGGACGAATGTTTAATGTTGTTGGTGAAGCGATTGACGAAAAGCCGCAACCAAAGGGAAAAACTGCACCAATTCACCGCCCTGCTCCAGCGCTTTCTGAGCAGTCAAATAAGACTGAAATCTTGGAAACCGGTATTAAGGTCGTCGACTTGATTGCCCCGCTTGCTAAGGGCGGAAAGGCCGGCTTGTTTGCTGGTGCTGGTGTTGGTAAGACTGTTCTTATCACTGAGTTGATCAATAATATCGCTAAGTTCCACTCTGGAAACTCTGTTTTCGCTGGTGTTGGTGAGCGAACGCGTGAAGGTAACGACCTTTACTACGAAATGGAAGAAGCTGGCGTTTTGGATAAAACTTCGCTAGTCTTTGGGCAAATGAACGAGCCGCCTGGAGCACGTTTGCGCGTGGCATTGTCGGGTCTGGCGATGGCTGAAGCTTTCCGCGATGAAGGTAAAGATGTCTTGCTATTTATCGACAATATTTATCGTTATACTCAGGCTGGTGCTGAGGTGTCGGCATTGCTTGGTCGTCTGCCAAGTGCGGTTGGTTATCAGCCAAACCTTCAGCAAGAAATGGGCGCTTTACAAGAGCGAATTACTTCAACGAAGAAGGGTTCGATTACCTCTGTTCAGGCTGTCTATGTGCCAGCCGACGACTTAACCGACCCAGCTCCTGCGACGACCTTTGCTCACCTTGACGCTACAATTGTGATGAACCGTGCATTGACGGAAATCGGTATTTATCCAGCGGTTGACGTTTTGGATTCGAGCTCAAACTCGCTTGATCCGGAAATTGTCGGCGAAGAGCATTATCGCGTGGCGCGTGAGGTTCAGCGAATTTTGCAGCAATACAAAGAGCTTCAGGACATCATCGCTATTTTGGGCATGGAAGAATTGTCAGACGATCAGAAGCAGATTGTTGCTCGTGCTCGTCGTATTCAGCGATTCCTAGCACAGCCGTTCCACGTGGCTGAGAAGTTTACTGGAAACCCAGGTGTTTACGTTAAATTGGAAGACACCATTCGCGACGCTTCCGACATTTTGGCTGGTAAATACGATGATAAGCCAGAAAACTGGTTCTATATGGTTCAGGGTACGCTGGCTGATCAAGTCGCTCGCGACGCTGAGGCTGAATCTGTCGAGGCTAAAAAACATTCTGAAAAGAAAGCTAAATAG
- the atpG gene encoding ATP synthase F1 subunit gamma, which yields MPSTRALKNRIRSVDSTKQITKAMQLVAASKMRRAQEADKASAPYTMAAEELLSYLASQGATDNHPLFVRRKINKRLIIVVASDKGLAGAYNTNVLKKYLELLKRDDERGIENLTLTIGRRASQFATRLKDTKIIGTYEDLPDQPSGLTFHTILNTAVNMFENGEVDAVTLVYTRFVNSMVQTAELDRLLPAGTKILVDPSEVSNTISDAKYEPSIPEVLDAVAYRLVGARLLQALLDARTSEHSMRMMAMKNATDNASDLVDDLTLAMNKARQGAITQELAEISGGVEAMEQ from the coding sequence ATGCCGAGCACTCGCGCGCTGAAAAATCGCATTCGTTCGGTGGACTCGACTAAGCAGATCACCAAGGCTATGCAATTGGTGGCGGCTAGTAAAATGCGTCGCGCTCAAGAGGCGGACAAAGCTTCTGCGCCGTACACAATGGCGGCGGAAGAACTACTGTCTTATTTAGCGAGCCAAGGCGCAACCGACAATCACCCGCTGTTCGTTAGGCGAAAGATAAATAAGCGATTGATTATCGTGGTGGCCAGCGACAAAGGTCTGGCTGGCGCATATAACACCAACGTTTTGAAGAAGTATTTGGAATTGTTAAAGCGTGATGACGAGCGCGGAATTGAGAACTTGACCTTAACTATCGGTCGCCGAGCATCGCAATTCGCAACGCGCCTTAAAGATACGAAAATCATCGGTACGTATGAAGATTTGCCAGATCAGCCGTCTGGATTGACGTTCCATACGATTTTGAATACGGCAGTAAATATGTTTGAAAATGGCGAAGTTGATGCAGTTACGCTTGTTTATACGCGTTTTGTCAATAGCATGGTTCAGACTGCAGAATTGGACAGATTATTGCCGGCAGGAACAAAAATCTTGGTTGATCCGAGTGAAGTTTCTAATACGATTTCTGACGCCAAGTACGAACCAAGTATTCCAGAAGTTTTGGACGCGGTGGCGTATCGTTTGGTTGGTGCGCGACTGTTGCAGGCGTTACTTGACGCTCGCACTAGTGAGCATTCTATGCGTATGATGGCGATGAAGAATGCTACAGACAATGCCAGTGATTTGGTTGACGATTTGACGCTAGCTATGAATAAGGCTCGTCAAGGAGCGATTACTCAGGAGCTTGCTGAAATTTCTGGTGGCGTGGAGGCGATGGAACAATGA